The nucleotide window CACGAGGTCAAGCccgacaaggtcgaggagTACACCAAGCTCGTCGGTAGCTGGTACCCTCGCATGGCCTCCATGCCCGAGAATAAGGTCAATCTGGTTGGAAGTTGGAGAACCGAAGTTGGAGACTGCGACACTTTTGGTACGTCGAGCTCGCGACTCTACCCTCCCATGCCGAAGCGAAACCCAGCTTTGCTAACAGTAGGCCGGCGACAGTCCACATCTGGGAGTACCAGCGCTACCAGGGTTACCACGAGTCCATCCACAACATTGGCTCGCACCCCGAGTTCGCCGAGTTCGACAGGAAGCTTAAGAGCCTCATCACGTCCAAGAAGACGTCCCTGATGCAGGAGTTCTCCTTCTGGCCCACCACGCCGCCCCGCCAGCTCGGTGGCGTCTTCGAGCTGCGATCCTACACTCTACACCCGGGCAACCTCCTCGAGTGGGAGACCCACTGGCGACGCGGCCTCAAGGCGAGGCGCGAGGTCAtggagggcgtcggcgcgtGGTTCGTGCAGATAGGAGACCTCAACACTGTCCACCACCTGTGGCAGTTCGCCAACCTCGAGGAGCGCAAGATCCGCCGCGAGAAGAGCTGGAGCGTCGAGGGCTGGAGCGAGACGGTGCACAAGACGGTGCCGCTGATCCAGACGATGAAGTCGAGAATCCTGATCCCCATGCCCTGGTCCCCCGTGGCGTGAGGTGGGACGGAGGCTGCTTTGGCTCTCTGATTAATCGACCATCGCATTGGTATGTGTAGCGTCGCCTGTGTCGACCTTGTCGTCTACATCACATacccaca belongs to Colletotrichum higginsianum IMI 349063 chromosome 5, whole genome shotgun sequence and includes:
- a CDS encoding Nipsnap family protein, whose product is MLSQRLVRAAGAATPRSALRAFSSTSQQLKVPSMADVTPAPQSVASFNEKSKQFREQLAEQQKQREASAYTRSSSSSTASSPSESAQGLGSSVSATSGQKAEASQEPPRKAGPLTNLIYGTKEGRELDAQLEASFSQVLARGKYVHSIVHHEVKPDKVEEYTKLVGSWYPRMASMPENKVNLVGSWRTEVGDCDTFVHIWEYQRYQGYHESIHNIGSHPEFAEFDRKLKSLITSKKTSLMQEFSFWPTTPPRQLGGVFELRSYTLHPGNLLEWETHWRRGLKARREVMEGVGAWFVQIGDLNTVHHLWQFANLEERKIRREKSWSVEGWSETVHKTVPLIQTMKSRILIPMPWSPVA